From the Bacillus thuringiensis genome, the window AATTCTTGCGAACAAATGATTACGTTCACATCGTTATTTACTTGTTCTTCTAACCATTGACTACGTTTTGGCGTAGCAATTGTATTTGTACGGAGTATTGCTACTTTTGCACCAGGTACTTGCTCTACAACCTTCTTCAAACGGGGTTGAATGTCTCGTTCTTTTACTGTAGATCCTGTATCAGATACATAAATAATCGTTGGACGGCCTTCAGAAATTTCAGTGCGCAATATTTCTTGCAACTTCCTTTCTTTAGGCTGTATACAATCCTCATCGAATCTGTATTCTGTATTGGACCAAACAACATCTTTTTTATTCCCATCTAAGTAATAGTTAGGATAATGGTTCATATTATCTGGATATGCATTTCCTGTACGAATATAAGAAAGCCATAATTTGCCGACATCTGGTGTACCTTTTGCTGCTTCAATCGCTCTTTCAAATGACTCTTTCATATGCTCGTAGGCTTGTTTTTGCTCTTCTGACATATCTACAAGAATCGTAGGTACATTAATAAGTTCGACTGGATTTGGCCATACATCTTTTAAGCGTACATTAATCGTTGTATCCATTAAGAATTTGGTAAACACATATGGTGAAATACCAGGAACAACTTTTGTTTTATCTAGCATCCCCTGTGCACCACGCAAAGCTACATTGGATACAACTTCACCATCATGGTAATACGTTCTCTCGATGTTTCCGTAGGTTTCATTCCATTCCATTAGAGAGCTATATTTAAACCCACTCTTCACCATTTTTTGAGGATATAAGCGCCATAACGTATAAAATACGTCGCTTGCCTTTCCGCCAAATAGAGTCCCCGTACCACCTACAAACTTCTTACAAACCTTTGCTAAACTTCCTAAAGCAGTTCCTTGTGCAGATTCACTTTTCAGCTCATGTATCTCATCAGCAATAAGAACGTCAAAAAAATGCTTCATTTTTCTACGAATATACTCAACAGCAGCTACTTTTCTATACGCTCTTCCTGAATGTTTTGCGTCATATGGTTTTACACGATTCTCTAACTCTAGTTGTTTTTGTAAAGGTTTATTTCCCTCTTTAATTGCCTGCACTAATTGTTCCTCATATTTTGTCCACTCTTTAAAACTTGCATATTTTGTTTTTACTTTTGGGCTCCAAATATTTGAATTACAATCAGCACATACACTATTTTTATTCGTTTTAGTATCTAAGTCACTAGCTGTAAAATTTTTATATTGACATACTTCTTTTTGTTCACCATTGGCCTGTTGAACCATGATAGAAGATGTTTTTTTACGCAACTTAGCACCACAATCTGGACAGTAGTAGCCATTCTTATAATATCTTTGCACCTCTTGCTCCGATTTTTTGGAAAGTGCAATTTGCTTATAAGGTAGTGGCATCTGTTTAATAGAATCCCCTCGCATCGTTGTAAAACTAATGACAAAGAAGGTTGGTTTTTGTGGCTTGGGTCTCCCGGCCTGAATCCAAGCTTGATGAATACGAATAATATCCTCAGTTCGTTTAATAAGGTGGATCTCTGCGTCTGGTAATAAGTGTCGTATTTCTTCTTTTGCCCACTTCTCAGTAAGAGTTGGTGGAACAAATACGCATGTACGATATCCTTTTTGCCCTTTTAAATGAAAATAGCCATCTACTGCAGCTGTCATCATTGCGCTCTTGCCCGTGCTCATTTCCCCCTGCAAGATGATTCCCTTTTGTACTTGTAAAGCTTTTGCTACACCTGTTGCAACATGTGCTTGTACAGGGAATAATGGTCTTTGATATGTATCAAAATGAGATAATGCCTGATCTTTCATCGGTTGATGTAAGGGCTCATCCAACTTTGTAACCTTATCAAGCATGACAGGCGAATATTCCAATAGGTATTCATTTAAATCATTAATTTCATTTGTTTTTTCACCTGTACCTTCTTGCGGGAATTGACATTTCTTAGAGCGAATCATTTCTGATAAAAACTCCTTACAATCCTTTTCCTTTAGTAAGACTTGCGCAATCGTTAAAGAAGAAAATTCATTCTTATCAAAATACACCTCTAACGGTTGTAATAGATTTCTTGTTAGCATCTCCTCATAAATTGGCTTCGCCCATTCTTCTAAGATTGGAAGACCATATGGAGGAGCCATTAAGAAATCTCTTACTTGCATTTCTGGTGCTTCATCAATTGCCACAATATACTTTTCTTCTAATTCTTTAGAAAACGCAATAATTGCCTTTTTTCTATTTACTGTTTGTGTATTTATAAACTCAAATTGCCCAGTCGAGATTACATTCATTTTTTTTCCTAACACATAATGTAATTCTTCTTTTTGTCCCTCTCCA encodes:
- a CDS encoding DEAD/DEAH box helicase family protein; the protein is MLQEIIKQDTFDQEQTPAILQLETGTASHSAFCFAMAVNHNNQMQFAVLGANDSTLKSFRAAISMGTRRLYFGEGQKEELHYVLGKKMNVISTGQFEFINTQTVNRKKAIIAFSKELEEKYIVAIDEAPEMQVRDFLMAPPYGLPILEEWAKPIYEEMLTRNLLQPLEVYFDKNEFSSLTIAQVLLKEKDCKEFLSEMIRSKKCQFPQEGTGEKTNEINDLNEYLLEYSPVMLDKVTKLDEPLHQPMKDQALSHFDTYQRPLFPVQAHVATGVAKALQVQKGIILQGEMSTGKSAMMTAAVDGYFHLKGQKGYRTCVFVPPTLTEKWAKEEIRHLLPDAEIHLIKRTEDIIRIHQAWIQAGRPKPQKPTFFVISFTTMRGDSIKQMPLPYKQIALSKKSEQEVQRYYKNGYYCPDCGAKLRKKTSSIMVQQANGEQKEVCQYKNFTASDLDTKTNKNSVCADCNSNIWSPKVKTKYASFKEWTKYEEQLVQAIKEGNKPLQKQLELENRVKPYDAKHSGRAYRKVAAVEYIRRKMKHFFDVLIADEIHELKSESAQGTALGSLAKVCKKFVGGTGTLFGGKASDVFYTLWRLYPQKMVKSGFKYSSLMEWNETYGNIERTYYHDGEVVSNVALRGAQGMLDKTKVVPGISPYVFTKFLMDTTINVRLKDVWPNPVELINVPTILVDMSEEQKQAYEHMKESFERAIEAAKGTPDVGKLWLSYIRTGNAYPDNMNHYPNYYLDGNKKDVVWSNTEYRFDEDCIQPKERKLQEILRTEISEGRPTIIYVSDTGSTVKERDIQPRLKKVVEQVPGAKVAILRTNTIATPKRSQWLEEQVNNDVNVIICSQELVKVGLDCATRSC